The nucleotide sequence TCATCTTTTCGCTGTACTCCTTCTTCACCCTCTCGATGTCCGCCTTAAACGGGCTCTCAGCCATGTATATCACCTCTGGTGAGTTATCAACTTGAAACTTAAATTTTGCGTGGACAAAAATGAAAGGTCAGCCAAAGACCTCAGCGAGCTTCTTCAGCTTCTCCCACTCGTGGTTGACCCACTGCTGGAGTATCTCAACGTCTTCCCTGGTCATGTACTTGAAGCGACCCTGCAGTTTAAGGAACTCCTCAATCGGCTTCGGCTCCTTCCTCGGATTGGGCATGTTTATTCTGTATTTCCCGTTCTCGTACTCGAAGAGCGGGAAGTAAGCCGTCTGGACGGCAAGCCTTGCTATTTCGATGCTCTTGTCGGTCGGACTTCTCCATCCGGTCGGGCACGGGCTGAAGAGCTGGATGAAGCTCGGACCGGGTATCTTTCTGGCCTTCCTGAGCTTCCTTATGAAGTCCTCTGGATAGGCAACGCTGGCAGTTGCCGCGTAGGGAACCTCGTGGGCTATGACGATGTCTATGACCTTCTTCTTGTGTCTCTTCTCCAGAAAGTGCCTCTTTCCACCAGGTGTGTTCGTCGTCCAGGCTCCGTAGGGGGTAGAACCGCTCCTCTGGATTCCTGTGTTCATGTAGGCCTCGTTGTCGTACATGATGTAGAGGGCGTCGTGTCCTCTCTCAAGGAATCCGCTTAATGCCTGTAGCCCTATGTCCGCTGTTCCACCGTCGCCGGCCCAGCCGACGACCATAACACCGTCGTCGCCCTTGACCTTGTACCCGAGGGCCTTTAAAGCGGCTTCAATTCCGCTTATGACTGCTCCTGTGGTCTCGAAGGCCGTGTGGAAGAGATTGGCATCGAGGGTGTTGTAGGGCCAGGCACCGGCTATGATTGTTGAACAGCAGGCCGGGATGACAACTATGGTCTTCCTCCCGTAGGCCTTGAGGACGTATCTCAAGCCGAGGGAAGCGCCACAGCCCTGGCAGGCTGTATGGCCGGCATAGAAGTGCTCCTCCGCGGGGAGGGTGAGTCTTTTCTTAACGCTCTCGGGAATCTCCATCTCTCTCACCTCTTGAGGTGGAACCACTCAACCTCTCTATCGAGCTTTCCGCTCTCTATTATCGCCTTCATGTTCTCCGCTATGGCCTTGACGTCTCTGACCGTGAAGTCCCTTCCACCGAGTCCGACGATGTAGTTCTTCATTATCGGCCTTGCTCCGGTGTTGTAGAGCGCTCCTTTGGCCTCGTTGAAGAGTATGCCCTCCTGCCCGAAGGAGAAGTTCCTGTCCAGAACGGCTATTCCCTTGACCTTCTCGGCTATCTCAAGCAGTTCCTCCTTCGGGAACGGGCGGAACCACCTCACCTTCGCGTAGCCGACCCTGTAGCCCTCGCTCCTCAAGAGGTCAACTGCCTCCTTTACCGTTC is from Thermococcus sp. and encodes:
- a CDS encoding 3-methyl-2-oxobutanoate dehydrogenase subunit beta; the protein is MEIPESVKKRLTLPAEEHFYAGHTACQGCGASLGLRYVLKAYGRKTIVVIPACCSTIIAGAWPYNTLDANLFHTAFETTGAVISGIEAALKALGYKVKGDDGVMVVGWAGDGGTADIGLQALSGFLERGHDALYIMYDNEAYMNTGIQRSGSTPYGAWTTNTPGGKRHFLEKRHKKKVIDIVIAHEVPYAATASVAYPEDFIRKLRKARKIPGPSFIQLFSPCPTGWRSPTDKSIEIARLAVQTAYFPLFEYENGKYRINMPNPRKEPKPIEEFLKLQGRFKYMTREDVEILQQWVNHEWEKLKKLAEVFG